The Chryseolinea soli genome contains a region encoding:
- the gldE gene encoding gliding motility-associated protein GldE → MDEPPSYTPILLDIFSGLHAVSLSFLVLLLILSAVISACEAAFFTLTPSDLEAFRQSADKRDRDVATLLSKPRVLLVTILILDGLVNVCLITFLALQWWILNDAYNPTVWHVTLTLVPAAAFLAFFGEIFPKMLAAPRNKAIARRAAPTWKFFAALCKPVSRPMRRMTVFVERLFEPRTQTPAQELNEAIELASADDATSEGEKEILRGIVNFGTLTAKEIMCARREISAIDIASNFHVLMEHVEKSGFSRIPVYRNALDTVEGILYIKDLLPFLELDADFNWQSLLRPVFSVPETKKIDALLKDFQEKRVHIAMVVDENKVTSGLITMEDIIEEIIGDINDEFDEVAIPFQRIGRRSFIFEGKVLLTDFCKTLAIAPGIFSAVAGETGTLSGLILSLQGELPPVGAQITFEHLTFVVESIDHNRIKRVRVQVHEQA, encoded by the coding sequence GTGGACGAACCTCCCAGTTACACCCCGATCCTGCTCGATATTTTTTCAGGACTGCACGCCGTGAGCCTGTCCTTTCTGGTGCTGCTCCTTATTTTGTCGGCGGTGATCTCGGCGTGTGAGGCCGCGTTCTTCACCTTGACGCCCAGCGACCTGGAAGCCTTCCGTCAAAGCGCCGACAAGCGAGACCGCGACGTGGCCACGCTGCTGAGCAAACCCCGCGTGCTGCTGGTGACCATCCTCATTCTCGACGGGCTGGTGAATGTGTGCCTGATCACGTTCCTGGCGCTGCAGTGGTGGATCCTGAACGATGCGTATAACCCTACCGTTTGGCACGTGACCCTGACCCTTGTTCCGGCGGCAGCCTTTCTGGCGTTCTTCGGCGAAATTTTCCCAAAAATGTTGGCCGCTCCCCGCAACAAAGCGATCGCACGCCGTGCCGCGCCTACGTGGAAATTTTTTGCCGCCCTTTGCAAGCCCGTTTCGAGACCTATGCGAAGAATGACGGTTTTTGTAGAACGTCTTTTTGAACCCCGCACCCAAACGCCCGCACAGGAACTGAACGAAGCCATAGAATTGGCCTCTGCCGATGACGCGACCTCGGAAGGTGAAAAAGAGATCTTACGGGGCATTGTCAACTTCGGTACGCTCACGGCAAAAGAGATCATGTGTGCACGCCGCGAGATCTCGGCCATCGACATCGCCAGCAACTTTCATGTGCTGATGGAGCATGTAGAAAAGTCTGGATTTTCGCGTATTCCCGTCTACCGCAATGCGCTCGACACCGTCGAGGGTATCCTGTATATAAAGGACCTGCTTCCTTTCCTGGAATTGGATGCGGATTTCAACTGGCAGTCCCTTCTCCGCCCGGTCTTTTCCGTTCCCGAAACCAAAAAGATCGACGCACTGCTAAAAGATTTCCAGGAGAAACGCGTGCACATTGCCATGGTCGTGGACGAGAACAAAGTGACTTCCGGATTGATCACGATGGAGGACATCATTGAAGAGATCATTGGCGACATCAACGACGAGTTCGACGAAGTGGCCATTCCTTTCCAACGTATTGGCAGGAGGTCATTTATTTTTGAAGGCAAAGTTTTGCTAACCGATTTTTGCAAGACGCTGGCGATTGCCCCGGGCATTTTCAGCGCGGTGGCCGGAGAAACGGGGACGCTGAGCGGACTGATCCTTTCTTTGCAAGGGGAGTTGCCGCCGGTAGGGGCACAAATTACCTTTGAACATCTTACCTTTGTTGTCGAATCCATCGACCATAACCGGATAAAACGCGTACGTGTACAAGTTCATGAGCAGGCCTAA
- a CDS encoding single-stranded DNA-binding protein gives MSGVNKVILVGRLGKDPEVRNLENGATVANFTIATSESYKDKTTGEKKEITEWHNIVLWRGLAEIAQKYLHKGDMVFVEGKLRTRSWEKEGVTRYTTEVVGDNMTMLSTKGGSGSGGGYSSGYSGAESNSSDSFRASAPADNSTDDLPF, from the coding sequence ATGTCTGGAGTAAATAAAGTGATCTTAGTAGGACGCCTGGGCAAAGACCCGGAAGTTAGAAACCTTGAAAACGGAGCCACCGTGGCCAACTTCACCATTGCCACGTCGGAAAGCTATAAAGACAAAACCACGGGCGAAAAGAAAGAGATCACCGAATGGCACAACATCGTGCTGTGGCGTGGACTGGCCGAGATCGCTCAAAAATATCTTCACAAAGGCGACATGGTTTTTGTTGAAGGCAAACTCCGCACCCGCTCCTGGGAAAAGGAAGGTGTGACGCGTTACACGACCGAAGTCGTGGGCGATAACATGACCATGCTCTCCACAAAGGGTGGCAGCGGCTCAGGCGGCGGCTACTCTTCGGGCTACTCGGGAGCAGAAAGCAACTCTTCCGACAGCTTCCGCGCCAGCGCACCGGCCGACAACAGTACCGACGACCTGCCGTTCTGA
- the gldD gene encoding gliding motility lipoprotein GldD, giving the protein MSRPKKFRITPFTAWLVAGFFLGLLGCQQEYQPKPLGYNRLILPEHEYRSLPDSLPYMFEYSKHATLLSDTSRIRERFWVEIYYPTIKANVHITYKPIQNQKMLKEYLDDSYTLTAKHQIKAYAINEAITKTPSGKTAVIAELEGEVPSQFQFTVTDSTKNFMRGALYFNTKVANDSLAPAIEFMKKDIMHLINTLAWKQGK; this is encoded by the coding sequence ATGAGCAGGCCTAAAAAGTTTCGTATCACCCCTTTCACGGCCTGGCTTGTTGCGGGCTTTTTCCTTGGTCTTTTGGGATGCCAACAGGAATATCAACCAAAGCCGTTGGGTTATAACCGGCTCATTTTACCCGAACACGAGTACCGGAGCCTGCCGGATTCGTTGCCCTACATGTTCGAGTATTCAAAGCATGCCACCTTGTTGTCCGACACGTCGCGCATTCGCGAACGGTTTTGGGTGGAGATCTATTATCCTACCATCAAGGCCAACGTGCACATCACGTATAAGCCCATTCAAAATCAAAAAATGCTGAAGGAATATCTCGACGATTCCTATACACTCACCGCCAAGCACCAGATCAAAGCCTACGCCATCAACGAAGCGATCACGAAAACACCCAGTGGAAAAACGGCGGTCATTGCCGAGTTGGAGGGGGAGGTGCCCAGCCAATTTCAATTCACCGTGACCGACTCCACGAAGAATTTTATGCGCGGGGCGTTGTATTTCAACACAAAAGTGGCCAACGATTCGCTGGCGCCCGCCATCGAGTTTATGAAAAAAGACATCATGCACCTGATCAACACCTTGGCGTGGAAACAGGGCAAATAG
- a CDS encoding tetratricopeptide repeat protein, with protein MLKTRILLIVVSVIVIWLIFLLPKVVVDNDKKLTENTTDSAQAPAADMHAQAPREVLDRIRILRVQLRESAAKEKNAIFADSLAKLYQTAGKFDSAAWFAEEASTFLNTTESWIKAGDLYYQAYTFAVEKGKQEQLAEKTREFYGKALDANPKNLDIKTKMAMTYVTSPSPMQGITMLREVLATDPKNELALFNMGMLSFQSGQYDKAVERLETLVKLDPKHTQAQLLLGIAWMNLGDKAKAKEQFDKVKQMDNDPAVQATVDSYLKDLK; from the coding sequence ATGCTCAAAACCAGGATTCTATTGATCGTTGTCAGCGTCATTGTCATATGGCTGATCTTCCTATTGCCCAAGGTAGTGGTGGACAATGACAAAAAGCTGACCGAAAACACCACCGACTCTGCCCAGGCGCCGGCGGCCGACATGCATGCGCAAGCGCCACGCGAGGTGCTGGACCGGATCCGAATTTTGCGGGTTCAGTTGCGGGAAAGTGCGGCGAAAGAAAAAAATGCTATCTTTGCCGACTCTTTGGCAAAATTGTACCAAACGGCTGGAAAATTTGACAGTGCGGCTTGGTTTGCTGAAGAAGCATCGACGTTCTTAAATACTACTGAAAGTTGGATCAAGGCAGGTGATCTCTATTACCAGGCCTACACCTTCGCAGTCGAAAAAGGCAAGCAAGAACAGCTCGCCGAAAAGACCCGTGAGTTTTATGGAAAGGCCCTGGACGCAAACCCCAAGAACCTCGACATAAAAACGAAGATGGCCATGACCTACGTCACGTCGCCGAGTCCGATGCAGGGCATCACGATGTTGCGCGAAGTGTTGGCTACAGATCCGAAAAATGAACTGGCACTCTTTAACATGGGTATGCTCTCGTTTCAATCCGGCCAATACGACAAGGCCGTTGAGCGGTTGGAGACCCTGGTGAAGCTCGACCCCAAGCACACGCAAGCCCAACTCTTATTGGGCATCGCCTGGATGAACCTCGGCGACAAAGCAAAGGCGAAGGAGCAGTTCGACAAAGTGAAACAAATGGATAATGATCCGGCGGTGCAAGCTACCGTGGATTCTTATCTGAAGGATTTAAAATAA
- the mutY gene encoding A/G-specific adenine glycosylase, translated as MDKRYFSDKVVKWYEENKRDLPWRDTKDPYKVWLSEIILQQTRVIQGLPYYLKFVERFPTVQALAAAAEQEVLRLWQGLGYYTRARNLHACAKEVVSRYQGVFPKTFEELKKLRGVGDYTAAAIASFSFQEPVAVVDGNVFRVLSRVFGIDKEINSPEGRKMFTLLANELISRKHPDRYNQAVMEFGALFCTPKNPDCPSCIFKATCFAVQHDMQAVLPVKAKAKAARKRYFYYFVFQQGKSLLMKKREAKDIWHGLYDFYLVEKSKPVKTEKLIQEFNTSGPWVVEEDGEASEQYKHVLSHQIILSKFILVRIDAKSVNGLTKDMKFYSLKKIADLPKPVLISRFLADRDLLK; from the coding sequence ATGGACAAGCGATATTTCTCTGATAAAGTCGTTAAATGGTATGAAGAAAACAAGCGCGACCTCCCCTGGCGCGACACAAAGGATCCCTATAAAGTATGGCTTTCGGAGATAATCCTTCAACAAACGCGTGTAATCCAGGGTTTGCCCTACTACCTGAAATTTGTTGAAAGATTTCCGACCGTCCAGGCTCTGGCCGCCGCCGCGGAGCAGGAAGTGCTCCGGCTTTGGCAAGGATTGGGCTATTACACACGGGCACGCAACCTCCACGCCTGCGCCAAAGAGGTCGTGAGCCGCTATCAAGGCGTTTTTCCAAAAACTTTCGAAGAACTGAAAAAACTCCGCGGCGTGGGTGACTATACCGCGGCGGCCATCGCGTCCTTCTCCTTCCAGGAGCCTGTGGCCGTGGTCGACGGCAATGTGTTTCGCGTGCTATCCCGCGTTTTTGGTATAGATAAGGAGATCAACAGCCCGGAAGGAAGAAAAATGTTCACCCTACTGGCCAACGAACTGATCTCGCGGAAGCATCCCGACCGTTATAACCAGGCCGTTATGGAGTTCGGGGCGCTCTTTTGCACACCCAAAAATCCGGATTGCCCATCCTGCATCTTCAAAGCCACCTGTTTTGCGGTCCAACACGACATGCAAGCCGTGCTGCCGGTCAAAGCCAAGGCAAAGGCCGCCCGGAAGCGTTACTTCTATTATTTTGTTTTTCAACAAGGAAAGTCGTTGCTCATGAAAAAGCGGGAAGCAAAAGACATCTGGCATGGCCTGTACGATTTTTACCTGGTCGAAAAATCAAAACCCGTGAAAACGGAAAAGCTGATCCAGGAATTCAACACTTCGGGTCCTTGGGTTGTTGAGGAAGATGGCGAAGCTTCCGAACAGTACAAACACGTGCTCAGTCATCAAATCATTCTTTCGAAGTTCATTTTGGTAAGGATCGACGCGAAGTCGGTAAATGGTCTTACCAAAGACATGAAATTCTATTCGTTGAAAAAAATTGCCGACCTGCCCAAGCCTGTGTTGATTAGCCGTTTTCTAGCCGATCGCGACCTTTTAAAGTAG
- a CDS encoding dipeptidase → MVKEYIASNKDRFLSELFDWLRIPSVSADSRHKGDVRKAAEFLREKFSQAGVDKVEICETKGHPIVFAEKIVNPALPTVLVYGHYDVQPPDPLNLWTSPPFEPVIKDDKIYARGACDDKGQVYMHVKAFETMMKLNLLPCNVKFMVEGEEEVGSDNLGTFVKENKAKLKADIILISDTALISLEHPSITTGLRGLSYMEVEVTGPNRDLHSGVYGGAVANPVNVLCSMIDALHDENGRITIPGFYDKVAELTAAQRKALNDAPFDLEEYKHELGITEIKGEKGYTTLERTGVRPTLDVNGIWGGYTGEGAKTVLPSKAHAKISMRLVPNQVSTEITELFTKHFQSLAPKYVTVKVMAHHGGEPAVTSTDSPAYQAASRAFEDVFGKTPIPTRDGGSIPIVALFKKELGLDTVLLGFGFDTDAIHSPNEHYGVKNFVMGIETIVSFYKHFVKK, encoded by the coding sequence ATGGTGAAAGAATATATTGCGTCAAACAAAGACCGTTTCCTGTCAGAGCTTTTCGACTGGCTTCGCATTCCTTCTGTGAGTGCCGACAGCCGTCACAAAGGCGACGTGCGCAAGGCAGCGGAATTCCTGCGCGAAAAATTTTCGCAGGCCGGTGTCGACAAAGTAGAGATCTGTGAAACAAAAGGTCACCCCATTGTCTTTGCCGAAAAGATTGTCAACCCCGCACTGCCCACCGTGTTGGTGTACGGCCACTACGACGTGCAGCCACCCGATCCGTTGAATCTGTGGACCTCGCCTCCCTTCGAACCCGTGATCAAAGACGACAAGATCTACGCCCGCGGCGCATGCGACGACAAGGGCCAGGTCTACATGCACGTGAAAGCATTCGAGACCATGATGAAACTGAACCTGCTGCCCTGCAACGTCAAGTTCATGGTGGAAGGTGAAGAAGAAGTGGGATCCGACAATCTCGGAACGTTCGTAAAAGAAAATAAGGCCAAGCTCAAAGCCGACATCATTCTCATTTCCGACACGGCCCTCATCTCGCTGGAACATCCCTCCATCACCACGGGCTTGCGCGGACTAAGCTACATGGAAGTGGAAGTGACAGGCCCAAATCGCGACTTGCACTCGGGTGTATACGGCGGCGCCGTTGCCAACCCCGTGAATGTGCTGTGCAGCATGATCGACGCCTTGCACGACGAAAACGGCCGGATCACCATTCCCGGCTTTTATGACAAAGTTGCCGAGCTGACGGCCGCCCAACGCAAAGCACTCAACGATGCACCATTCGACCTGGAGGAATATAAACACGAGCTTGGCATTACCGAAATAAAAGGAGAGAAGGGCTATACCACACTGGAACGCACCGGCGTGCGACCCACGCTCGACGTGAACGGCATTTGGGGTGGCTACACCGGCGAAGGGGCCAAGACCGTATTGCCTTCGAAAGCCCACGCAAAAATTTCCATGCGCCTCGTGCCCAACCAGGTTAGCACAGAGATCACGGAGCTCTTCACAAAACATTTCCAATCGCTCGCGCCAAAATACGTTACGGTGAAAGTCATGGCCCATCACGGGGGCGAGCCTGCGGTGACGTCGACAGATTCGCCGGCCTATCAAGCCGCGAGCCGTGCCTTCGAAGATGTCTTTGGAAAAACGCCGATCCCAACACGCGACGGGGGAAGCATTCCCATCGTGGCGTTGTTCAAAAAAGAATTGGGATTAGACACGGTGTTGTTGGGCTTTGGGTTTGACACCGACGCCATTCACTCGCCCAACGAACATTATGGCGTGAAGAATTTTGTGATGGGTATCGAGACGATCGTGTCGTTCTACAAGCATTTCGTGAAGAAGTGA
- a CDS encoding GAF domain-containing sensor histidine kinase — protein MTVPHKPENESLRLQALHYYDILDTAAEKDFDDIVELASQLCETPISLVSLIDSDRQWFKARHGIDKHETPRDIAFCAYAIHQDDIMAVHDATADARFRDNPLVTGSPDIRFYAGMPLITAEGFKLGTLCVIDRKPKELTQKQIFGLKILAKQVMKQLELRATVKELKRLNAANSKMLSIIGHDLRSPMQSLESVVGLAKAEALTPAEFTSMINTIGKSLGSANVLFNNLMQWASTQFNGGGPQWQLIDLKVLFTDEMVSYDYFAEKGNRFVNTIHDEIQVWADPNMVRFVIRNLVHNANKFTQNGKITLSAKSETMEAVICLEDTGAGMTTTTLEGLFDWEKRKSTAGTNGEKGSGLGLQVCKEVVEKMHGKIWVESEHGKGSRFYFSLPLSMIKQY, from the coding sequence ATGACTGTTCCACACAAACCCGAAAATGAAAGCTTGCGCCTGCAGGCTTTGCACTACTACGACATCTTAGACACCGCCGCAGAAAAAGATTTCGACGACATCGTCGAGCTCGCCTCCCAACTTTGCGAAACGCCGATTTCGCTGGTAAGCCTCATCGACTCCGATCGGCAATGGTTCAAAGCCCGCCACGGCATCGACAAACACGAAACACCTCGCGACATAGCCTTTTGCGCCTATGCCATCCACCAGGACGATATCATGGCCGTTCACGATGCCACCGCCGATGCGCGTTTCCGCGATAACCCCCTGGTGACCGGAAGCCCCGACATTCGCTTCTATGCCGGCATGCCACTCATCACCGCCGAAGGCTTTAAACTGGGAACACTTTGTGTCATCGACCGGAAACCAAAAGAACTTACCCAGAAACAGATCTTTGGTTTGAAGATCCTGGCCAAACAAGTGATGAAACAACTCGAACTGCGCGCTACGGTAAAAGAATTGAAACGCCTCAACGCGGCAAACAGCAAGATGCTTTCCATCATTGGCCATGATCTGCGAAGCCCTATGCAAAGCCTCGAGAGTGTTGTCGGCCTGGCAAAAGCAGAGGCCCTGACCCCCGCTGAATTTACTTCCATGATCAACACGATTGGCAAGTCGCTGGGATCCGCCAATGTTCTTTTCAACAACCTCATGCAATGGGCCTCCACCCAATTCAACGGCGGCGGCCCGCAGTGGCAGCTGATCGATTTGAAAGTTTTGTTTACCGATGAGATGGTGAGCTACGACTACTTTGCCGAAAAAGGAAACCGTTTTGTCAACACCATCCACGACGAGATCCAGGTGTGGGCCGATCCCAACATGGTGCGCTTTGTGATCCGAAACCTGGTGCACAACGCAAACAAGTTTACCCAAAACGGCAAGATCACCCTCTCCGCGAAAAGCGAAACAATGGAAGCCGTGATTTGCCTGGAGGACACCGGCGCAGGCATGACCACGACAACACTCGAAGGACTGTTTGATTGGGAGAAGCGAAAAAGCACCGCCGGCACAAACGGCGAAAAAGGTTCAGGACTTGGCCTGCAGGTCTGCAAGGAAGTAGTGGAAAAAATGCACGGTAAAATCTGGGTGGAGAGTGAACACGGGAAAGGCTCCCGGTTCTATTTCTCTCTCCCCCTCAGCATGATCAAACAGTATTGA
- a CDS encoding HU family DNA-binding protein encodes MTKADIINEIAEKTGVDKADVTASVEAFFSVVKTSMSNGNNIYIRGFGSFINKKRKKKIARNISRNTALVIDEHFVPSFKPAKIFVNKIKNSDKVKQLEEK; translated from the coding sequence GTGACCAAAGCAGACATCATCAATGAAATCGCTGAAAAGACCGGAGTAGACAAAGCCGACGTTACCGCATCGGTGGAAGCCTTCTTCAGCGTTGTGAAAACCTCCATGTCCAATGGCAACAACATCTACATCCGTGGTTTTGGCAGCTTTATCAACAAAAAGCGCAAGAAAAAGATAGCCCGCAACATTTCACGCAATACCGCTTTGGTCATTGACGAGCATTTTGTGCCCAGCTTCAAACCGGCCAAGATCTTCGTGAACAAGATCAAGAACAGCGACAAGGTAAAGCAACTGGAAGAGAAGTAG